The Halogranum gelatinilyticum genome contains a region encoding:
- a CDS encoding MBL fold metallo-hydrolase: protein MDISRVSVPVETRAPTGQTNAYLVGRDDALLVDPPARSDDLDAAVADRDVAHIAATHTHPDHVGAVTHYAESTDATVWAHEAHVERFEAATGREPDATFGDVLETGDGAVRVLDTPGHAPDHVAFVADGHVLCGDLAAAAGSVVVGAPEGDMARYLDSLRRVKAESATRLLPGHGPLVDDPAATLDRLIQHRLDREQRVLDAIKSGATDPDAVLDAAYDKDLSGVRDLARATVVAHIEKLVADGRVVWDVESETVAVAE from the coding sequence ATGGATATCTCCCGCGTCTCGGTCCCGGTGGAGACCCGCGCCCCGACGGGCCAGACCAACGCCTATCTCGTCGGCCGCGACGACGCCCTCCTCGTCGACCCCCCGGCCCGAAGCGACGACCTCGACGCGGCCGTCGCCGACCGCGACGTCGCCCACATCGCGGCCACGCACACCCATCCGGACCACGTCGGCGCGGTGACCCACTACGCCGAGTCGACCGATGCGACGGTCTGGGCGCACGAGGCCCACGTCGAGCGGTTCGAAGCGGCGACGGGCCGTGAGCCGGACGCGACGTTCGGTGACGTGCTCGAAACCGGCGACGGGGCAGTTCGCGTGCTCGACACGCCCGGCCACGCCCCGGACCACGTCGCGTTCGTCGCCGACGGCCACGTCCTCTGCGGCGATCTCGCGGCCGCGGCGGGCAGCGTCGTCGTCGGGGCACCCGAGGGCGACATGGCCCGGTATCTCGACTCGCTACGGCGGGTGAAGGCGGAGTCGGCGACGCGGCTCCTGCCCGGTCACGGCCCGCTCGTCGACGACCCCGCCGCGACGCTGGACCGACTGATTCAACACCGCTTGGACCGCGAACAGCGCGTGCTGGACGCTATCAAGTCTGGCGCGACCGACCCGGACGCGGTGCTCGATGCCGCCTACGACAAGGACCTCTCGGGGGTTCGGGACCTCGCGCGGGCGACGGTCGTCGCACACATCGAGAAGCTGGTGGCGGACGGCAGGGTCGTGTGGGACGTAGAGAGCGAGACGGTCGCTGTCGCCGAGTAA
- a CDS encoding radical SAM protein → MTDPADLSVTLVDGYVDEPAHFGVPPYISTYPRFTAGALVDAGVPETQITYHTIDELRDDRQKWSDVADADLMIYIGGMTVPGKYVGGTPAEPDEVKKLAWVADGTSLMGGPIRFGVGDENAGGQDMERKDLDYDFVAKGDIEAAAYDLVDSGMEGFGNRMRDNEELDRWAARGAFVVEQHPNHPEYLICEMETSRGCAYRCSFCTEPLYGNPAFRTADSVVREVENLYNRGARHFRLGRQADILAFGGDGEAPNPDALRRLYGGIREVAPDLGTLHLDNMNPITIAKWPEKSKEGIRIIAEHNTPGDTAAFGLESADPLVQEENNLNVSAEECFEAVKIVNEAGGWRPGEDPADAPTFGDEAPDRLPKLLPGINLLHGLKGEREETFAHNKRFLHRVYDEGLMVRRINIRQVMAFDGTDMSDTGAQIAKDHKKLFKKYKKEVREEIDRPMLRRVAPPGTVLKNVHLEYHQDGTTFGRQLGTYPLLVGIPGERELGQTIDVAIVDYGYRSVTGVPYPLDVNGASMKELQAIPGVGKQTAGNIVVNRPYESAADLAKVGGEVDLAKFTRS, encoded by the coding sequence TACATCTCGACGTATCCCCGGTTCACGGCGGGCGCGCTCGTCGACGCCGGTGTCCCCGAGACGCAGATAACGTACCACACCATCGACGAACTCCGCGACGACCGCCAGAAGTGGAGCGACGTCGCCGACGCCGACCTGATGATCTACATCGGCGGCATGACCGTTCCCGGCAAGTACGTCGGCGGCACCCCCGCCGAACCCGACGAGGTGAAGAAGCTCGCGTGGGTCGCCGACGGCACGAGCTTGATGGGCGGGCCCATCCGCTTCGGCGTCGGCGACGAGAACGCCGGTGGACAGGACATGGAGCGCAAGGACCTCGACTACGACTTCGTCGCGAAGGGCGACATCGAGGCCGCGGCCTACGACCTCGTCGACTCCGGGATGGAGGGCTTCGGCAACCGGATGCGCGACAACGAAGAGTTGGACCGCTGGGCCGCACGGGGCGCGTTCGTGGTCGAGCAGCACCCGAACCATCCCGAGTATCTCATCTGTGAGATGGAGACGAGCAGGGGCTGTGCCTACCGCTGCTCGTTCTGTACGGAGCCGCTGTACGGCAATCCGGCTTTCCGTACGGCAGATTCGGTCGTCCGGGAGGTCGAGAACCTCTACAACCGTGGCGCGCGACATTTCCGCCTCGGCCGACAGGCCGACATTCTGGCCTTCGGCGGCGACGGCGAAGCTCCGAACCCCGACGCGCTGCGGCGGCTCTACGGCGGGATTCGAGAGGTGGCTCCCGACCTCGGGACGCTCCACCTCGACAACATGAACCCCATCACCATCGCGAAGTGGCCCGAGAAGTCCAAGGAGGGCATCCGCATCATCGCCGAGCACAACACGCCCGGCGACACGGCTGCGTTCGGTCTCGAATCGGCCGACCCGCTCGTGCAGGAGGAGAACAACCTCAACGTCTCGGCCGAGGAATGTTTCGAGGCAGTCAAAATCGTCAACGAAGCCGGTGGCTGGCGGCCCGGCGAGGACCCCGCGGACGCGCCGACGTTCGGCGACGAAGCACCCGACCGCCTGCCGAAACTCCTGCCCGGCATCAACCTGCTGCACGGTCTCAAGGGCGAACGCGAGGAGACCTTCGCGCACAACAAGCGGTTCCTGCACCGCGTCTACGACGAGGGGCTGATGGTCCGCCGGATCAACATCCGGCAGGTCATGGCCTTCGACGGGACCGATATGTCGGACACGGGTGCCCAGATCGCCAAGGACCACAAGAAGCTCTTCAAGAAGTACAAGAAAGAGGTCCGCGAGGAGATCGACCGACCGATGCTGCGGCGGGTCGCGCCGCCCGGAACCGTGCTGAAGAACGTTCATCTGGAGTACCACCAGGACGGGACGACCTTCGGCCGGCAGCTCGGGACCTATCCGCTGCTCGTCGGTATCCCCGGCGAACGTGAACTCGGCCAAACCATCGACGTCGCCATCGTCGACTACGGCTACCGCTCGGTGACGGGCGTCCCGTATCCGCTGGACGTCAACGGGGCGTCGATGAAGGAGTTGCAGGCGATTCCCGGCGTCGGCAAGCAGACGGCCGGAAACATCGTCGTCAACCGTCCCTACGAGTCGGCCGCGGACCTCGCGAAGGTCGGCGGCGAGGTCGACCTCGCGAAGTTCACGCGGTCCTGA